The DNA region TTCAGATTCGCGTCAGAGGAATACTCCGCATGCTGAATTTCTCGAATTGATCCCTTCGCACCCATCATGATCCGCACGTTTCATTGTGAGCATGATGGATCACCACAACTGAAGATCTTGAGATCGTAGTTTCTATAATCGACGTAGCTGATTATTGGAAGTCCATCATCTCGAATGGCGATGGATGTGTACCGCCCAACATCATCACCCCTATCGAGCACGCGGGTTGGGGGCTCGCCCCACGAGGAGCAGGTAACATTTTTACAATTTCGGATCATGAGATTGCCATCGGTGCTGTTATAGTAGCTGATGATAGGTAGCCCATTGTCTCGGATGGCGATGGAGCTATATCTCCCGGCATCTCCGAACCAGTCTATGTCTCGATCGTTGCCTGAAGAGCACCCGGCATCGCCGCAGAGGTAGACCTTGGGCCGACCCCGACCGGAATCTCGGTAACTGATTATCGGAAGCCCGTTGTCACGAATGGCGATGGAGGTGAACTTCCCGACATCGCCGTCGCTATCCAGGGTACGCGCAATGCCCGATGAACAGGAAACATCGGTGCATGCGTAGGCCATCAGGCTATTATTTCCACTATCCCGATAGCTGATGATCGGCAGCCCATCATCCCGGATAGCAATGGCGCTGTACTCTCCGACAATCCCACCACTGTTGAGTGTACGCTCGGTGCCCGATGCACACCCGACGTCGTCGCAGTCATAAACCTTGAGGTCGCTATTGATATAGTCGAAATAGCTGATGATGGGAAGGCCATTGTTGCGAATGGCAATGGAGGTCCACATTCCGACAATGTCGTCGTCATCGAGGGTATGCACAGCACCCGAAGAGCATTGAGCATTGTCGCAGTCGAAGACTTTGAGGTCCGAACGATTACTCCCGAAATAGCTGATGATGGGACGCCCGTTATCACGAATGGCAATAGAGCTGAAATGGCCCATATTGATATTGGAATCACTGTAGAGGGTACGCACGGTTCCTGACGAGCAGACAACATTATCGCAGTCGTAGACTTTTAGGGCGCCAGCGGTTCGGTCGGAATAGCTAACAACAGGAAGTCCATTATCACGAATGGCGATGTCGTTATGAAGGCCAACTTCGCCCTCGCTTTCAAGAACGTACGCTACCCCGAAGGGAAGGCTCTCGCAGACAACACTACCGTCAGCATTGACACCGACCAGGGTTGTTCCTGGCGCGCAGGTCCCGGTAATGCGAAGCTGGAGCTGATCACTGTCAACCTGGTTTACCCCGACTGCGCCGGGGGCAATCTGGGCTGCGCCAACGCCAGCATCGGCAATGCTGATCGTTGTCGAGCCGCCGAGTGGCGTTTCACCCCCTCCCTGCAGACCAGTACCACTTCCGATACTGAGTGAGTCGCTTTGCAGTTCGTCAGTCCCGACCGCGCTGGATGCGATCTGGTTGCTGCCGACTGCGCCAGTCGCAATCTGGTCGCTTCCCACACTGCCGGCGGCGACACCCAGTGCCTGATGCGACCAGGGAGAGCCAGTGATCCTTTGCCTCGGCACAAGCGTATCGCCGGCAATCATGATCTCCAGATAACGCTGGCTGCCGTCAAACGCGCCCTCACCGAAATCCAGCTCGACCTGGAACAGCCCCCCTTCGATTGTCACGGCGGAAAAGACCTCGGCATCGCCAACTTGATCACTGCCGTTCAGGCTGCCAAACAGACGAAACTCCATACCCGGGTTGCCTTCGTACGGTTGGCCATCGTGGTGGAGCTGGCCCTGGTAGGTAATGGTGGACTCGGCGTGGACGGCCATGGCCAAAGCGCTGGCGACTATCAGCATGAACAAGCGAAGCATGTTTCCTCCCATCGAATTCCCAAGATGGCGCGCTCCATTTCCAGATCGAAATGGGGCTCTACTCCCTATAAACGTCGAAACCAGGAATTTGGGACACGATGCTGGAAAATTCCGGTTGAGTCGACTTGCTGGCGAATCGATGCAGCCCACGGATAGGCTCGCGGCGCGAGCCTATCCGCGTTCAAAGGAACTATCGGATATCGATCTCGTGTGGCATTTCCAGCGCATGAGGCTGATCGAGCACGCCGGCGCGCCGGAGAGCCCGCGCGACCGGCTGCACCTGCTCAAGCACCTCAACCGCAGCTTGCACCGAAGCCGATACCTCCGGCTCCTGGCTACCCTCCATCAGACGCTGGTACCAGGGAAGCTCGGCCGGGAAGCCTTGCACATGTAGCGGCGCATCTACTTCCAGCTCCAGCAGCTCGCGCACCGCTGCCCAGGCTTCGCCAAAGCCACCGACCTGGTCGATCAGGCCGCTCTCAAGTGCCTGGCGTCCGCTCCAGATGCGACCCTTGGCCAGCTCATGCATGGCTTCCCGGCTCATGCCGCGGCCGGCGGCCGCTTTGCCGGTGAAGTCTTCGTAGACACGGTCCAGCCAGGCCTGGTGGCGGGCCCAACCATGCTCGGTGTAATCTTCCAGCCCGACATACATGCCGGCATTGGCGCTGGTTTCGATGCGATCCCAGGTAATGCCCAGGCGCTCTTCCCAGAAGCTTTCGGTCAGCAGTTTGCCGGCCAGCACCCCAATCGAACCGGTGATGGTGCCCGGCTGGGCAATGATGCGGTCAGCCCCCATGGCCACGTAGTAGCCACCGGAGGCAGCCACGTTACCCAGACTGACCACGACCGGTTTGCCGGCCTCGCGGGCCAGTTGCGTCATGCGCCAGATGGCATCCGAAGCAACGTAGGATCCGCCCCCGCTGTCGACCCGAAGAACGATGGCGCGGATATTATCGTCTTCGATGGCCTCGCGGAAGGCGCCGGTGACCGTGTCGGAGCCCATGAAGGTCATCCCGGTAATCGGGTCAAAGCCACTGGAGCCGCGCACCACAGCGCCGTCACCAAAGATCAGCGCCACGCCGGTGCCCTTGGCGTGCGGACGACCGTTAATCTTGAGATAGCGGCGCGGGCCCAGTGTTTCGAAGTCCTGGCCAAGCCGCTCTTCCAACTGGGCAAACACTTCGTCGCGGAAAGCCAGGCCATCGATCAGGCCGGCCTCGACGGCCTCGATGCCGTAAAACGGACCACGATCAATCAGTTCGCGCAGTTCCTCGGGGCTCAAGTCGCGATCGGCGACGATGTCTTCGACCATCTGGTCGAACATGGAGTTGGCTACGGCGTACTCGGCTTCGCGGTGAGCATCGGTGTATTCACGCTCCACGATCATGTTCTGGGCGTTCTTGTACTCGTAGCGGTTGTCCCAGCGCGGCTCCAGCTCGAGCTTGTCGAGCATGCCGCGCAGGAACATGCTCTGCACCGAAAGCCCGATCAGGCCAATGTCGCCGGACTCCTGCAGGTAGATTTCGTCGAAGGCCGTGGCCAGGTAGTAACCAGTGTTGCCCGGCCCGACCTCGCCAATGGTCTCGGCAAACGCAACGGCCGGTTTTCCGCTTTCCCGGAAGCGAATTATGGCCTGGCGAAACTCTTGGGACATGGCCATGGGATGGCCGCTGCCAATACGGGCCACCACAGCGTGAATGCGATCATCGGTTGCTGCCGCATCGAGAGCATCGACCAGGTCACGCACCTTCAACTGCTCGCCCAGCAACATGCCAGCCAGTGCATCGGGCGGAATCGACTCGATGGCAGTCTGCTCAAAATCGATCAACAGAACCCCGTTCTCGGGCACCTGATCCCTGGTGAGCAAGAACAGACTCAGGCCGATGACCACGGCGAGCACGACCAGAAAACCGATGGTAAAGAAGAAACGGTTCAACCAGTGCAACATGATGACCCCCCCCGAAAATGGCAAGGAAATGACCGCTTATAGCACGAGCCGCCGAGTATTGCCATGCACTGGGTTCAGCATTGTCGCCATGTCGATCCGGACGACTCCACGGAGCTGCTGCCCCCTTTGGAAGGAACGCAGAAGATATCGAAACGAAATCGTTGGCTCACGCGAGGCAATCGCTCAAATTACCAACGGTCTCACTATTGAGCAGACACTCAGCTTTGGTCTGTCAGCGCTTGTGGCAAGGCGCCGATGCGCCGGTGTAGCCAGACTACATCAAGCATCGGGAACGCAGCCAGAAGCGCTGACAGTCAAGCCGTTAGTATGCCCCCCCCATTCTGTGTGCCCGGCTTTCCTCGATTGGACCCGGAGGAACATGGGGGAATCCAGATATTCGTGAATTGCAGGAGATTTCTTACAGCACATCACGACAATCTGAGTATTTCCCGATTCGGAACCAGATGACATCATTGGGCCATGGCTCTTCCACGGAGAGACTGGGCCAGAACCACCAACAATTTTCGTCCTGGTCTTTCAGGACCATTTGGGGAGCTTCCATCTCCGTTACATACTCTCAAACCTGTCTCTGAACATGGCGTCAGGAAGCACCAGGCAGCCCCACTGGCCAAGGTAACTGGCGCTGATGCCACCGGTGGCATAAAAGTCCCCGGCCGCGAACAGGGTGTCATTTTCCCCCGAATCGCCGGGGAAGACGGCCAAGGAATCGACCCTCTGAAATATGCTGCCTCCCGACATGCCCGACCCCAATGGTGTCCAGCCTGCTCCGTCCC from Wenzhouxiangella sp. AB-CW3 includes:
- a CDS encoding S49 family peptidase; the encoded protein is MLHWLNRFFFTIGFLVVLAVVIGLSLFLLTRDQVPENGVLLIDFEQTAIESIPPDALAGMLLGEQLKVRDLVDALDAAATDDRIHAVVARIGSGHPMAMSQEFRQAIIRFRESGKPAVAFAETIGEVGPGNTGYYLATAFDEIYLQESGDIGLIGLSVQSMFLRGMLDKLELEPRWDNRYEYKNAQNMIVEREYTDAHREAEYAVANSMFDQMVEDIVADRDLSPEELRELIDRGPFYGIEAVEAGLIDGLAFRDEVFAQLEERLGQDFETLGPRRYLKINGRPHAKGTGVALIFGDGAVVRGSSGFDPITGMTFMGSDTVTGAFREAIEDDNIRAIVLRVDSGGGSYVASDAIWRMTQLAREAGKPVVVSLGNVAASGGYYVAMGADRIIAQPGTITGSIGVLAGKLLTESFWEERLGITWDRIETSANAGMYVGLEDYTEHGWARHQAWLDRVYEDFTGKAAAGRGMSREAMHELAKGRIWSGRQALESGLIDQVGGFGEAWAAVRELLELEVDAPLHVQGFPAELPWYQRLMEGSQEPEVSASVQAAVEVLEQVQPVARALRRAGVLDQPHALEMPHEIDIR